One Aegilops tauschii subsp. strangulata cultivar AL8/78 chromosome 7, Aet v6.0, whole genome shotgun sequence genomic window carries:
- the LOC141026384 gene encoding uncharacterized protein: MSFPVPPPLTLTNYTSWAIKVEAILNAQGLWGVVASAKGAAIDASKSMTAHAMLLGALSQEVLMQVVTKPTAKEVWDSLKVRFVGVDRVKAARLATLRGEFDRIRMLNADELDVYAGKVSSMAARYAVLGATLNDAAMVKKLLHIMTDRLYATVAGIEKFCDVEEMPFD; encoded by the coding sequence ATGTCGTTTCCCGTCCCGCCACCATTGACTCTGACCAACTACACCTCCTGGGCGATCAAGGTGGAGGCGATCCTTAATGCCCAGGGGTTGTGGGGCGTGGTTGCGTCGGCGAAGGGGGCGGCGATCGACGCCAGCAAGAGCATGACGGCGCATGCAATGCTGCTAGGCGCGCTGTCGCAGGAGGTGctgatgcaggtggtgacgaagCCCACGGCAAAGGAGGTATGGGACTCCCTCAAAGTGCGTTTCGTCGGCGTCGATCGGGTGAAGGCTGCGCGGCTGGCGACACTGCGAGGCGAGTTCGATCGCATTCGGATGCTCAACGCCGACGAGCTGGATGTGTACGCCGGGAAGGTTAGCAGCATGGCGGCGAGGTACGCGGTGCTCGGGGCGACTCTCAATGATGCAGCCATGGTCAAGAAGCTGCTCCACATCATGACGGACCGGCTGTACGCCACGGTGGCCGGCATCGAGAAGTTCTGCGATGTCGAGGAGATGCCCTTTGATTAG
- the LOC109748135 gene encoding disease resistance protein PIK6-NP, whose translation MDHATGGMGSLLLKLGELLKEENELQKGIKEDVQYLQRELRSMHAALRKVGDVPRDQLDEQVKLWANEVSDLSYRMEDTIDKFLIRVEGPELDDKPHKLKQLVKMCDLFTKGKARHAIGKEIKGIKASVQEVAARRDRYKVKDVVPNPTGPIMVDPRLSALYKDRKELVGIDDSLNELTEKLSDGDGDLSKQLKILSVFGFGGLGKDNSCQSIV comes from the coding sequence ATGGACCACGCAACAGGTGGCATGGGCAGCCTGCTCCTCAAGCTCGGTGAACTCCTCAAGGAGGAAAACGAACTGCAGAAGGGCATCAAGGAAGACGTCCAGTATCTTCAAAGAGAGCTGAGGAGCATGCACGCTGCCCTCCGCAAGGTCGGGGACGTGCCACGGGACCAGCTCGACGAGCAAGTCAAGCTCTGGGCAAACGAGGTCAGTGATCTTTCATATAGAATGGAGGATACCATCGACAAGTTCCTGATACGTGTTGAGGGCCCTGAGCTTGACGACAAGCCGCACAAGCTCAAACAGCTCGTGAAGATGTGTGACTTGTTCACCAAGGGCAAGGCGCGACATGCCATCGGAAAAGAGATCAAAGGCATCAAGGCCAGCGTCCAGGAGGTGGCTGCCCGGCGTGACCGGtacaaggtcaaagatgtggtTCCTAATCCAACTGGCCCAATCATGGTTGACCCTCGCCTATCGGCTCTGTACAAGGACCGGAAAGAGCTCGTCGGCATTGATGATTCATTGAATGAGCTAACCGAGAAGCTGAGTGACGGGGATGGTGATCTGTCCAAGCAACTCAAGATACTCTCTGTTTTTGGATTCGGAGGCCTTGGCAAAGACAACTCTTGCCAAAGCATTGTATGA